In the genome of bacterium, one region contains:
- a CDS encoding DUF2341 domain-containing protein, producing MNKLFKNKFLRENLVLLIILGLIFPQYAFSDAWVADTGNDQVSRLYKDGHAPTVIKVTDVGEDGDTVAVNINPTGLFYPGLKLSFGMNRADVYEIDSVDSDIVNGWVIKFTSPSPNLVDEEVTADSPIYMELVRSGGFESPVSVSTNTYNTKVWFADDSTNDSGITQFTGWGRDEPSDTPLVKPWVLGTFWGGESEFNLLSQDKSIYPGIKIDFYSDNRAGNVLETKDFDIATNYLATTDDLLSSHSIIDKEAAVIHIDRFRDKSLISPKSVSANSITNRKNSEYDTAWAVDTGDSSVVKYTQEWEYRRTISIDPTKIDAPGLTNFPLMVKLDSTRIDYGNTKDNGEDIRFTDVEGTPLRYEIEKWDETDPSVVWVKVPEISNTDTTIVYMYYGNSDATDAQDTQNVWDSNFKMVQHLDETSGTHYDSTANANNGTPIGGVIQNATGKIDGTDDFDIGYIEVPGSSSLNFGSGTDFTMTAWIKAAVTQPNYPAIIGRRNPDPYNGYIFFLFNNGKLAVQLNDGAGTNYQSTSSDLRDDTWHHVVATGDRNGFLIFYVDGVFQGQFGISSKGSIDSTRNVFIGWEEGNPGAAYFDGMIDEVRISDIARSAEWIKASYYSQNNDLLSYEETEFFGTQINKDGAYGIGRIKNTGDTVIGIINNNIVSASIGSGWQQVVLVYDGVTQKLYVGGDLVADTDLSEPINININDFIIGGSSFNGPIDEIRISDTALSDSWIKASFASESDKFIDYDEPEESIGLTLEPALNNNILDGSSVARELARISGFTEPVAVAVDFASGDCWVADGSDTVVWINGDIGEADISTAGYNINTNAGYHRIITGFADPVSVAIDPLSGDCWVACNDNADSYIVRLDKDVSDGYALNGNRHIKIYGFDLPNAVSIDPSTGDCYVADGTDGGQIVRLAPEGHKYTGYMVDGSYSEGDAIINLSLDTIADSQDTLLYRPLKVSFGNFTTDIEPVYEIESVEYDNVNDNAVITILSGLEQNISSGIKLNKELARVGGFDSPTALSAFKGSDLGLGLHPWRLQVREFYDVAGVKYPSEGDDGWRDFPANIPIHDATPQFRWRYIDIDGDYRPLDSYQIRIWTLLDDGGDFVLDLVWDSDELPVDSGREIYPGQWIYSDWDNVSGTNKENDSTGIYSTDYGSSDEDDCPDLSQIDDPDTDLGDRTYFVQLMVKNRINLSSDTYPQGEPPSSDTSIIVFTLDKTPPGSYRVCGTEVFVPVPYDNTDNDKDNIKKDYTTPTTIIDADYYQTDNYYWDEVWVQWDGGDTEIVGNTSMWIPKKQVTVRTKVKDRNNENLPEGTEPEHKGHNTTPVTEFPEDATNCSGISLNAQYRFRSTLMAADEWSEWFDCEEVRLYDEDALMSNNQGQRLLQGGVKDDFVWLYAKNVLFADGDTNLIQFRVLDEGYMEVSKIAENALGDTAEVWIAPNMGYSHADTIIEKISSIEHQTSSVEFGYKLKIDSNVPQVILVNYPSNPYPHSFASFKWVAIDTTPCRFKYKLEWLDNSDNWVADNDGDASDGEDCGSGTTGYSSSNDDEDWTIDATSVSYENLQVGRLYRFWVKAKDLDGVACDIANVSRRVSTPAVWVWYVSPEVPNTIITYGPSGQTTNNSPTFRWRGVGGMPPYTYNWKLRGSSLHDEGVSYTYKDDFPPLNPGTYVFEVRASDNNGSDPTPARRIFTVVDPDHPPYSTVSPKNIYKYFREIGE from the coding sequence AACAAATGATTCGGGCATTACTCAGTTTACTGGCTGGGGCAGGGATGAGCCGTCTGATACGCCGCTAGTAAAACCCTGGGTATTAGGAACATTTTGGGGTGGTGAAAGTGAATTCAATCTTCTTAGCCAAGATAAAAGCATCTATCCGGGAATAAAAATAGATTTTTACAGCGATAATCGCGCTGGCAATGTTTTAGAAACGAAAGATTTTGATATAGCAACTAATTATCTTGCTACTACGGATGATTTGCTTTCAAGCCATTCCATTATTGATAAAGAGGCGGCAGTTATTCATATAGATAGATTCAGGGACAAATCGCTAATTTCTCCAAAAAGCGTCTCTGCCAATTCTATTACTAACAGAAAGAACTCCGAATACGATACAGCTTGGGCGGTCGATACAGGGGATAGTTCGGTAGTGAAATATACTCAAGAATGGGAATATAGAAGGACAATCAGCATAGACCCGACAAAAATAGACGCTCCGGGTTTAACCAATTTCCCATTAATGGTCAAGCTTGATTCAACCCGAATTGATTACGGCAATACAAAAGATAATGGCGAAGATATAAGGTTTACTGATGTGGAAGGCACTCCGTTAAGATATGAAATAGAAAAATGGGATGAGACCGATCCTTCCGTTGTTTGGGTCAAGGTGCCCGAGATAAGTAATACAGATACTACCATTGTATATATGTATTACGGTAACTCTGATGCTACCGATGCGCAGGACACACAAAATGTATGGGATAGCAACTTCAAGATGGTTCAGCATTTGGATGAGACATCGGGGACACATTATGATTCAACAGCTAATGCGAATAATGGAACTCCTATCGGAGGAGTAATCCAAAACGCTACTGGCAAAATAGATGGAACTGATGATTTTGATATCGGCTATATTGAAGTACCTGGTTCCAGTAGCTTAAACTTTGGTTCGGGTACAGATTTTACAATGACGGCATGGATAAAGGCAGCGGTAACACAACCAAATTATCCTGCAATAATAGGTAGAAGAAACCCAGATCCTTACAATGGTTATATATTTTTTCTTTTCAATAATGGGAAATTGGCAGTCCAATTGAATGATGGTGCCGGGACAAACTATCAATCGACAAGTAGTGACCTGCGTGATGATACTTGGCATCATGTAGTGGCAACTGGTGATAGGAATGGTTTTTTAATCTTTTATGTTGATGGTGTGTTCCAAGGCCAATTTGGTATTTCCAGTAAAGGAAGTATTGACTCAACCAGGAATGTGTTTATTGGATGGGAGGAGGGAAATCCTGGGGCAGCATATTTTGACGGCATGATTGACGAAGTTCGTATCTCTGATATAGCACGTTCTGCAGAATGGATTAAAGCAAGTTATTATTCCCAAAACAATGACCTTTTAAGTTATGAAGAAACGGAATTTTTCGGTACTCAAATAAATAAAGACGGCGCGTATGGAATTGGCAGGATTAAAAATACTGGGGATACCGTTATAGGAATTATAAACAACAACATTGTATCGGCCTCCATCGGAAGCGGATGGCAGCAAGTTGTTCTGGTTTATGATGGCGTCACTCAAAAATTATATGTCGGCGGAGATTTGGTGGCGGATACCGATTTGTCTGAACCGATAAACATCAATATCAATGACTTTATAATTGGGGGTAGTAGTTTTAATGGTCCTATCGACGAAATCCGCATTTCCGATACAGCCCTTTCTGACTCATGGATTAAGGCGAGTTTTGCCTCGGAAAGTGATAAATTTATTGACTACGACGAGCCAGAAGAATCTATCGGGCTTACATTAGAACCGGCTTTGAACAACAATATATTAGACGGTTCCTCTGTTGCCAGAGAACTTGCCAGAATTAGCGGATTTACCGAACCGGTGGCGGTTGCCGTTGATTTTGCTTCCGGTGATTGCTGGGTAGCGGATGGTAGTGATACGGTGGTTTGGATAAATGGTGATATTGGCGAAGCGGATATATCTACGGCAGGATATAATATTAACACTAATGCCGGCTATCACAGAATAATAACAGGTTTTGCTGACCCTGTTTCCGTAGCTATCGACCCTCTTTCCGGTGATTGCTGGGTTGCGTGTAATGATAATGCGGATTCATATATTGTCCGGTTGGATAAAGATGTTTCGGACGGTTACGCTCTAAACGGCAATCGTCATATTAAAATTTACGGGTTTGATTTGCCTAATGCGGTATCTATTGACCCTTCCACAGGCGATTGTTATGTTGCTGACGGAACTGATGGCGGACAGATTGTCCGACTCGCTCCCGAAGGACATAAATATACCGGATATATGGTGGACGGCAGTTATAGCGAAGGCGACGCTATTATTAATTTGTCTTTAGATACTATCGCTGATAGTCAGGACACTCTGCTTTATCGTCCTCTCAAAGTAAGTTTCGGAAATTTCACTACTGATATAGAACCTGTTTATGAAATAGAAAGCGTTGAATATGACAATGTTAATGATAACGCGGTTATAACGATTCTTTCTGGGCTTGAGCAAAATATATCAAGCGGAATTAAACTTAACAAGGAACTTGCAAGAGTAGGCGGGTTTGATTCGCCGACCGCTTTGTCAGCTTTTAAAGGCTCTGATTTGGGGTTGGGACTGCATCCTTGGCGTTTGCAGGTAAGAGAATTTTATGATGTAGCCGGAGTAAAATATCCGTCTGAGGGCGATGACGGATGGAGAGACTTTCCGGCTAATATACCTATTCACGATGCTACTCCTCAGTTCAGGTGGAGATATATAGATATAGACGGCGATTATAGGCCGCTGGATTCATATCAGATAAGAATTTGGACGCTTCTTGATGATGGCGGTGATTTTGTGTTAGATCTTGTATGGGATTCTGATGAATTACCGGTTGACTCAGGACGCGAAATTTATCCGGGACAATGGATATACTCAGATTGGGATAATGTTTCGGGAACTAACAAAGAAAACGATTCGACGGGTATTTATAGCACAGATTATGGTAGTTCCGACGAGGATGACTGCCCAGACCTTTCGCAGATTGACGACCCCGATACTGATTTAGGCGACAGAACATATTTTGTCCAGTTGATGGTTAAAAATAGAATTAATTTAAGTAGCGATACCTATCCACAGGGAGAACCACCAAGTTCCGATACGTCTATTATCGTCTTTACTTTAGATAAGACGCCGCCCGGTTCATACAGAGTTTGCGGGACGGAAGTTTTTGTGCCTGTGCCGTATGATAATACGGATAATGATAAAGACAATATAAAGAAGGATTACACGACTCCTACTACTATTATAGATGCCGACTATTACCAGACGGATAATTATTATTGGGACGAGGTCTGGGTTCAGTGGGACGGCGGAGATACGGAAATTGTAGGCAATACTTCTATGTGGATTCCCAAAAAACAAGTAACTGTTAGAACTAAAGTAAAAGACAGGAATAATGAGAATCTGCCTGAAGGGACTGAGCCGGAACACAAAGGACATAATACTACGCCTGTTACGGAATTTCCGGAAGATGCTACAAATTGTTCCGGAATATCGCTTAACGCTCAATATAGGTTCCGTTCTACATTAATGGCGGCTGATGAATGGAGCGAGTGGTTTGATTGTGAGGAAGTTCGTCTTTATGATGAAGATGCCCTTATGTCCAATAATCAGGGACAGCGTTTGCTTCAGGGGGGTGTAAAAGATGACTTTGTTTGGTTGTATGCGAAGAATGTGCTGTTTGCCGACGGTGATACGAATCTTATTCAATTTAGAGTTCTTGATGAAGGATATATGGAAGTGAGTAAGATTGCAGAAAATGCTTTAGGTGACACGGCAGAAGTCTGGATTGCGCCCAATATGGGTTATTCGCATGCGGATACAATAATAGAAAAGATTAGCAGTATAGAACATCAGACATCAAGTGTGGAATTTGGTTATAAACTAAAAATCGATTCAAATGTTCCTCAAGTTATACTTGTTAACTATCCGTCTAATCCGTATCCGCATAGTTTTGCTTCTTTTAAATGGGTTGCGATTGATACGACTCCGTGTCGGTTCAAATACAAATTGGAGTGGCTGGATAATAGCGATAATTGGGTTGCTGATAATGATGGTGATGCAAGTGACGGCGAAGATTGTGGTTCGGGAACAACAGGTTATTCTAGTTCAAACGATGACGAAGATTGGACTATTGATGCAACTTCTGTGTCTTATGAAAACTTACAAGTGGGCAGATTGTATAGGTTCTGGGTAAAAGCGAAAGATTTGGACGGGGTCGCTTGTGACATTGCCAATGTTTCGCGCAGAGTTTCAACTCCTGCCGTCTGGGTATGGTATGTTTCTCCCGAAGTTCCTAATACGATTATTACTTATGGGCCGTCGGGGCAAACCACAAATAATTCTCCTACTTTCAGATGGAGAGGAGTAGGGGGAATGCCGCCGTATACATATAATTGGAAATTGCGCGGATCTTCTTTACATGACGAGGGAGTCTCATATACCTATAAGGATGATTTTCCTCCTTTAAATCCGGGCACTTATGTCTTTGAAGTACGGGCAAGCGATAACAACGGAAGCGACCCGACTCCTGCAAGGAGAATATTTACGGTAGTTGATCCGGATCATCCGCCGTATTCTACTGTTTCTCCCAAAAACATTTATAAATATTTCCGCGAAAT